The genomic stretch GCTTTACTACATTTTCATATAACCTTATCTCAAATTCAGTTAAAGCATTAGGATGTTGAACTTTTTCATTAAAGTTTAATATAAAGGGAACATCCTTAGAATTCCAACCTGGGATTAGATCAATTTTATTTGCCGCTACAACAAAAGGAGTTTTATACTGCCTTAGAATATTTACTGCCTCAACAGTTTGTGGCTTAAATCCTTCATTTATATCAACGACTAATATGGCTATATCAGCCAAAGCTCCTCCTCTTTTTCTTAATGAAGTAAATGCCTCGTGTCCTGGAGTGTCAATAACTAATAATCCAGGAATTTTTAAATCAGCCTTTAACATCTTTAATAAGTCTCCACATACTCTTTTTATTACATCAATAGGAATTTCACTCGCTCCAATATGTTGAGTAATTCCTCCAGCTTCCCTTTTAGCTACTCTTGTTTTTCTGATTTTGTCCAATAGTGTCGTTTTACCGTGATCTACATGACCTAATACGCATACAATTGGACATCTTAGTTTTTGAACATTATCTTTTGTGTTTTTTTTACCCATAGTAAATCCCCTCTTTCTAATTTAGTTACTATCATTATTACAATTAATTTATAAATACTTTAATATTCTTCTATTATTAACCAATATTTTAAAATTCATTAGTGATTGTTATGAACTTAAGAAATAAAAAATGTGAAATATGTGGTAAAGAGGCAGAAATCTTTTTATTTGGAAGATTTTTATGTAAAAATGAAAAATGTATTGAAGAGGCAAGAAAATTAAGTATGGCGAGGCATAAGTTTAGAGTTGTTGCTGTTGGCTCTCTAAATCCAGTGAAAATTGAGGCAGTTAAGGAAGGTTTTGAAAAAGTTTTGGGAACTGTGGAAGTTATAGGTGTTGATGTAGAGAGTAATGTCTCATCCCATCCCATAGGATTGGAAGAAACTTATAAAGGGGCGTTAAATAGGGCAAAGAATGCCTTTAATAAAGTTCAATGCTCTTATGGAGTAGGAATTGAGGCAGGGTTAATAAATGTTGGAGGGCATTATGTAGATATACATGTATGTGTAGTTTATGATGGCATAAAAGAAACTGTTGGAATGTCTCAAGGATTTGAATATCCTAAAATTGTGGCTGAAAATATATTAAAAGGAATTGAAGGGGGAAAAATTGCTGAAAAATTGACAGGAATTAAAGACATTGGGAAAAATGTTGGATTGATTGGCTATTTAACTGATAACCATATAACAAGAAAAGATTTATGTAGAGAGAGTGTTATAATGGCGTTAATCCCAAGGATGATGAAAAATAGAAATCTTTTTTAGATTATTTTTTCTCTAAGGATAATTAGGGAGTTATTTTTAATCTTATTTTCATCAAATTTGTCAATATACTTTCCATTTAAATATTTATTCAATTCTTTTCCAATTTCTCCAACGAATATATAATTACAATTAAAGTTTTTTAATACTTCAACAAGTTTTTTTATATCTATTTCTTCACAAACTATTCCAAAATTTCCTCCAATATAAATATCTCCTTCAAAAATTGTTAAAAAGTCTCTTATTGCATAATAAATAGATTTCAAATCTAAACCTGGATTTATATTTTTAACTAAAACCTTATTGTTAATTTCTTCCACATACATTCTATTTTTTATAACAAAAGATTCTAATCTACCTTTTATTTCTTCTATGTTTAGCAAATTTTTGCAAATCTCAATGGCAAATAATGAATTTTCAATAAAATGCAATCCAAATATTTTTTTATTAAATTTAAATGTTTCATTCATATATTTGAATTTTAAAGGATATTTACTTAAAATCTTCACTTTGTTAGTATCAATAATATTTAAACGGTTATGATTAACATTTATATTATAATTAATAATGTCATTTTTATTTATAAATGCAATTTCAGCATTTTTTAAAGATGAGAATTTGGCAGTTAATGCATCTCTCAATCCTTTGGCAATTTTATAGTTTTCCAAAACATTTGTTATAACTCCATATTTACATCTAATCAATCCTAAGGAAGTCTCAAATATAAAAAAATCGTATTTGTCTATATCTAATTTGTTTAAGATAGATAAAATTGTTGGTGGCGCAATTGAACCAAAATTTGAATTATGTAAGTAAGTTGTATAATCTTCTTTTAAAATATGATTTATTAAAGTTGTAGTTGTTGTTTTTCCTTTAACTCCAGTTACATTTATTATTTTTTTATGTATATTATTATATTTTTCTTTTAAAATTTCAGAAACAGCATCAGTAAATGGAATAAAATCAATATCAATTGGACAGTGTATTGGGGCCATAATTTTATCATATTTTTCAAAATTTGGTTTATCATAGAATAAATTAATATTTCTAAATTTTTCTTTTAGTTCATTATATTTATTGTAAAAACTCTCTGATTTTCTTGTTTTTTGATATATATCCCAAACATCAACATCATAACCTAAGTTTAAATACTCCTCAGCCAATTGTAAGGCACCATGATTAACATCAATAAGTAATAACATAAATTACACCACTTTTAACTTATAATTTAATTAATAATTAATTGAGATACTAATGATAATATAAAATGATAATGGTATAAAAATAGATTTGTTGATAGTATCTAATGATAAGTTATGGCTAAAATAATTGTGAAAAATCTAAATTTTATCATCCAAAACTTTAAAATAAAGTTGATTAAATTATAATAATAAAATTAAAATTTTATAATTACTATTAATGAGGTGTCTATTATGAGGAGAGAATTTCCAGAGGAAGGAGATATTGTTATAGGAACTGTAAAGGAGGTTAAACCTTATGGAGCTTTTGTAGAGTTATTAGAGTATCCTGGCAAGGAAGGAATGATTCATATCTCTGAAGTTACATCAGGATGGGTAAAAAACATTAGAGATCACGTTAAAGTTGGGCAGAGGGTGGTGGCAAAGGTTTTAAGAGTCGATGAAAAGAAGGGGCATATTGATTTATCATTAAAAAGAGTTACTGAACAGCAAAAGAGAGCAAAAGTTCAGGAATGGAAGAGATTCCAAAGAGCTTCAAAGATGCTTGAAAGAGCGGCTGAGAAGTTGGGTAAGAGTTTAGAGGAGGCTTGGGAAGACGTAGGATATTTGTTAGAGGATGAGTTTGGAGAATTATATAACGCATTTGAAACGATGGTTATTGAAGGAAAAGAAGTTTTAGATGATTTAGATATTAGTGAAGAATGGAAAAATGTTTTATATGAAGTTGCTAAGGAAAGTATTGAATTAACAAATGTTGAAGTTGAAGGAATAATTGAGATGAAATCCTATGCCCCAGATGGAATTAAAAGAATAAAAAAAGCATTAACAACTGCATTAAAAGCAAATCCTTACGAAGATGTAGAGGTTAAAATAACTTACATTGGGGCTCCTAAGTATAGAGTTTTAGTCATAGCTCCAGATTACAAGAGTGGAGAAGAAGTTTTAAAGAAGGTTTGTGAAAAAGCAGTATCAACGATAAAGAAATTAGGTGGAGAAGGAACATACTACAAAGAAAGTAAGAAATAAGTAAAATAGGTGTAGAGATGAAAATGAAAAAATGTCTAAAGTGCGGAATATACACTTTAAAAGATGTTTGCCCAAAATGTGGAGAAAAAACCGTAGTTCCAAAGCCACCAAGATTTTCCTTAGAAGATAGGTGGGGAAAATATAGAAGAATGCTAAAAAGAGCCTTAAAGAATAAAAATAAGTAAAATAAGGATAATTAATCCTAATTTTTTAATTTATTTTTATATGTTCCTATTTTTATAATCATTAAATTGTTAGTGAGAGTATGCAACTTAGATTATCATCTGGTAATATATTGAATGAAAAAGTCCATAAAATAGGGATTATAGCCCTTGGCTCATTCTTAGAAAATCATGGAGCTGTTTTGCCAATAGATACTGATATAAAGATAGCCTCATACATTGCTTTAAAAGCGTCTATTTTAACTGGAGCTAAGTTTTTAGGAGTAGTTATTCCTTCTACAGAGTATGATTATGTAAAGCATGGCATCCATAATAAGCCAGAAGATGTTTATCATTATTTGAGATTTTTAATAAATGAAGGTAAAAAAATTGGTGTAGAGAAGTTTTTAATAGTTAATTGTCATGGAGGAAATATATTAATTGAAAGATTTTTAAAGGATTTAGAATATGAGTTTGATGCAAAAGTAGAGATGATAAATATAACTTTTACACATGCCTCTACGGAGGAGGTTTCTGTTGGTTATACAATAGGAATAGCAAAAGTCAATGATGAACTTTTAAAGGAGCATAATAATTTTAAAAAATATCCAGAAGTAGGAATGGTTGGATTAACAGAGGCAAGAAAAAATAATAAAATTATAGATGAAGAGGCAAAAATCGTTGAACGATTTGGAGTTAAGTTAGATGAAAAACTTGGTAAAAAGATTTTGGAAGATAGTATAAATAAAGTTATAGAAAAAATAAAAGAACTAATTAGGTGAAATCATGGGCTGGGATAATGCTCCTTCCCATATATGTAGAGGAGGAGATTTAAGAGGTTTAGCCTTCTGCTGTCCTCCAATAAAATACTGTCCTATTCATAAGGCATTAAAAATTTTAAAGTTATCACCAGAAGAATTTGTAAGAATAAAAGAAGAGTTTGGAAATAGGACAAAACTTGGCTTAGGAAAAAATACATGTTTTGGTAGTTTAGTATGGTGTTGTAAGATAACTAAACCTTGCCCTTATAGAGATTATGAACTTGCTAAAAACAACATAACCCCTGATGAATATATGGAATTAAAAAAAGAACTTGCTGAAGAGATTATAAAAAATAGTCCATTTTTTAAAGAGGCTGTTGAAGTTTTTGTTAAAAAAGGAATTCCCAAAGATGTTGCTGAGAAATGTATATTAGAAACTGGAGACCTAAAAAAGGCATATCAATTAGCTATAAAAATGTTAAACAAAAAATAATTTATTAAATTATTGAATTGGAACTTTATTTTCTTTAAAACCTTTAAATAAATCATACTCCTCCTTTGACAATTTATATATATAAAATTTAACATCTTCAACCATACACATACTCTTTATTAGTCTATAACTCCTTTCACCATTATAATTCTCTAAAAAAGCGTAAATAGGCTTTCCATTCTTAGATATAATGTATCCTTCTTTACTACCTTCAATTTTAATTAAAGATGTTCCATAAGATAGAGCATCTACTAATGAAGCGTTTTTTAAGATTATTGGCTCTTTTGAAGACATTATCTTTTTAATAATATCTGTAAATGACTCTCCTCCAAATATAAACCCTTCTGGATATTTATTTTTTAATATATTCAAATCTTTGTTAGATAGGATTTCAATCTTTGCAATAATCTCACTAACAGCAAATGTAGTTTTTAACTTACTAATTGCTTTTTTTCCAAATAATGTTTTTTTTCCAAAATATATAGCAAAAATTTCTTTTGAGTTTTTGTAAATAACTACTGCTTTCTCATCTTTAAATCTTTTAGGTATGAAGGTAACTTTATTACATCCACTCGTTAGAAATTTATATATGTCATTATATGAATTTAGAATTACATTATCTCCAAAAACCAAACTTAGCTTTGAAATTTCAACAATAGATTCTTCTGGTTTAAAGTTTCTTAAAGCATATTTTACTTCCTCCTCTGAACCTTCATAAATTTCTATTAAAAAAGTATCTGGAATTATCTGAAAAATTTCCTCTAAATCTTTCTCTTTACCATCTAACTTGGATGAAATTAGCTTTGAATTAATGTAATATAAAAAAGCATTGTCTATTCTAATAATTCCTGTAAAATTAGTTAATCCAGAAATTATTTCCTTTAAATCTTTGATATTTCCAAATTTTGAATATATCTTCTCCATAATCTCACAAAATAATAACGGCGCGGGGGGGGAATCGAACCCCGAGGGCATCCGCCCTCGACGGATCTGAAGTCCGCCCCGGGCTACCAAGCCCGGTACCCCGCGCCACATTAATAATTATTTGAGCAAAAGGTATAATATTATTTTTAATATTTAAAAGTTATTACATACATATTAATATCCCCAATCAATAAAATTGATATTTGAATTTGAATAAGAATAAGATAAATTAAAATATTCTTTATTTTTTGAAAAATTTCCTTTAAAAAGGAGATAAAATTAAAATAATAATGTTTATATATGAATTTCACTAACTTTAATTTGTAATGATTTATAATGACAAATTGGGTGATTTTATGGATTTGAATTCATTAATAAAGATTATTGAAAAAGTTGGTAAAATAGAGATTGAAAATATTCAAATTACAGCAGATGAATTAATAATAAACATTCCTTCAGCTCCTCCAGTAGTTATTCCACAAACACCATTAATAAAAGAAAAATTAGCTGAAGAGGGAATAATTGAAATTAAAGATGTTCCTGAATTAGACTGGGAGCCTCCAATTGAAAAATATACTGGATATATAAGGGAGGTTCAATTTGGAAAGCCAAAATCTGAAGGTGGTAGAGGTAAGGTTGTAAAGATTGGGGGGCAAAAAGCTTTATATAGATTTGAAGAACCCCAACCTAATCCTCCAGTAGTTACTTTCGATATATTTGATATGCCAATGCCTGGATTACCTAAACCGATTAGACAATTTTTCCAGGATGTTATGGAAGATCCCTGCGAATGGGCTAAAAAGTGTGTTAAAGAGTTTGGGGCAGATATGATAACTATCCACCACATATCCACTGACCCAAAAATTAAAGATAAAAGTCCAAAAGAAGCGGCAAAATTGATGGAAGATTTATTACAGGCAGTAGATGTTCCATTTGTTATTGGAGGCAGTGGTAATCCTCAAAAGGATCCGTTAGTTTTAGAGGCGTGTGCTGAAGTATCTGAAGGAGATAGATGCTTATTAGCATCTGCAAACTTAGAGTTAGATTATAAAAAAATAGTAGATGCCGCTATGAAATATGATCACAATGTATTAGCATGGTCTATTATGGATCCAAATATGGCGAGAGATTTAAACAGAAAGTTAATTGAGGCAGGTTTAGATCCTAATAGAATTGTTATGGATCCTACAACATGTGCATTAGGTTATGGTATTGAATTCTCTATCAATGCAATGGTTAGATTGAGATTAAATGGTTTGAAGGGGGACGAGTTAGTTAATATGCCTATGTCTTCTGGAACTACCAACGCTATTGGTGCAAGAGAGGCGTGGATGAATAATCCAGAATGGGGACCAAGGGAGTATAGATTACCATTGTGGGAAATTACAACTGGAATTACAATGATGATGTGTGGAGTAGATTTATTCATGATGCTCAATCCAATATCTGTAAAAACATTAAAGGAAATTGGTAAAGCACTAACTACAAAGCCAGGAGAAGTTAAATTAAATACTAACAATTACGAGTGGATTGTAGCTAAGGCGTAAATAACTTTGAGGTGATTAAATGCCAAAAAAGATTAGTGTAATGGACATCTATAAATTACTACCAAAAACAAACTGTAAAAAATGTGGTCAGCCATCGTGTATGGCATTTGCCGCTAAATTATTAGAAAAAGAAGCAACAGTAGATCAGTGTCCAATTCTTAATACTCCAAAATTTGAAGAAAATAGAAAGAAATTAATAGAACTTCTATCTCCACCCGTAAAAGAAGTTTGGTTTGGTAATGATAAAAGAAAAGCTGTTATGGGTGGAGACGAAGTAATGTATAGATACCAATTGTCATTTTTTAATCCCACACCAATTGGTGTAGATATTAGCGATGAGTTAAGCGAGGAAGAAATTAAAAGTAGAGCCAAAGAAATAGAGAACTTTACATTTGAAAGAACTGGAGAAAAACTAAAATTAGATTTTATTGTAATTAGAAATGCATCAGGAGATATAGAAAAATTTAAAAAAGCCATTGAAATTGTAGAAAAAGAAACAGATATGCCTATATGTATTGCTTCTCTAAATCCTGAGATTATAAAAGAGGCCTTAAAAATTGTTAAATCAAAAGTTATGGTTTATGCCGCAACAAAAGATAATTTAAATGATATGATTAAAGTTATTAAAGAACTTAAAAAAGAAAAAGATGTTGTTTTAGTTCTATCATCAAACAATGTTAAAGAGTTAAAAAATATGGCGGCAAAGTGTTTAGCTAATGGCATTGAGGATTTAGTTTTAGAACCATACACATATCCTGAAAATATCGCTGAAACATTAGATTTAAATGTAATGATTAGAAGAAGTGCTATTGAGAAAGAAGATAAATACTTAGGATTTCCAATATTAAATTTACCAATAAATGCCTATTATTACGCTTTAAATAATGACTGCCCAATCTCAACATTTTTTGACAATAAAGAAGTTGTGGCTAAAATGTATGAGGCTACAATTGCAGGAACATTACTAAATAGATATGCAGACGCTTTAATTATACACGGATTAGATATTTGGGAGTTAATGCCAATACTAACATTGAGACAGAATATCTATACAGACCCAAGAAAACCACAGGCAGTTGAACCTGGCTTATATCCAATAGGAAATCCAGACGAGAATAGCCCAGTCATATTAACAACAAACTTCTCATTAACATTCTATACAGTAACTGGGGACTTTGAAAAAGATAATGTCACTTGTTGGCTGTTAGTTATGGACACTGGAGGAAAGGCAGTTGATGTTTCAGTTGCAGGAGGGCAGTATAATGGAGAGAATGCTAAAAAATTAATTGAAGAGACAGGAATAGCAGATAAAGTTAATCATAGAATTATAATACTGCCAGCATTAGCGGCATCAACAAGAGGTGATATTGAGGATAAAACTGGCTGGACTTGTGTAGTTGGAACAAGAGATTCATCACAAGTTGGAGAATTTTTAAGAAAGAATTGGGATAGAATATTAAGAGAATGGAAAGAGAAGCATCAAAAATAAAAAATAAAAAAAATTTATTCAAAGATTTTTCTTATTATTTCAATAGCCTTTTCTATATCTTCATATTTTGTAGCGTAACTAAATCTTACATAGTTATAGCCATTTTCTCCAAAGGCAATTCCTGGAACGCATAAAACCTTATTTTTAATTAATATTTTAGCTACTTTTACTCCATCTCCATATTCAGACACATCAGGGAAAATATAAAATGCTCCTTCTGGTTTATTAACTCTAAAAATATCTTTTAATCCATTATAAATTAAATCTCTCCTCCTTTTAAATTCATTAACCATATTTTTAACACATTCCTGACTTCCTCTCAAAGCGGCTAAAGCACCATATTGAGCAAAAGTAGAGGCACATGCAAAACTATATTGATGAATTTTTATCATATTGTTGATTAAATCCAACTCCTTATTTAATTCATCTGAAACTGCCAAATAACCAATCCTCCAACCAGTCATTGCATAAGTTTTGGAAAATCCATTAATTAATATACATCTATCTGTATATTTCATTGGGGAATAATGTTTTTTATCATAAATAATTTTATCATAAACTTCATCAGAAACAATAATTAAATTGTAATCCTCAGCAATTTCTGCCAAACCTTTTACTGTTTCTTTGTCATAAACTTTTCCAGTAGGGTTTGCTGGAGAATTGAATATTATTAATTTTGTTTTCCTACTTATTTTTTCTTTAATATCTTCTAAATCCACATTAAAGTTTTCATCTAAGTTTATATTTACAATTTTTCCTTCAGCAAATTCCACCAATGAAAAATAAGATACAAATGAAGGATTGAATATTATAACTTCATCTCCTTTATTAACTAAACTCATAATAGACAGCATTAAAGCCTCTGATGCTCCACAGGTTATAATAATATTATCCTTATCAACATTTATATTGTAATCTTCCATTAACTTATTGCTAATCTCCTCCCTTAATTCAGGAATTCCGTTATTTGGAGAGTAATGAGTTTTACCTTCATCCAATGCTTTTTTTGCTTCCTCAATAATATGCTTAGGAGTTGTGAAATCAGGCTCACCAATTCCCAAGTTTATACTGTCAGAGGTTGCTAAATTAAATATCTCCCTAATTGCAGATGGTTTTATATTTTTGCATCTATCACTTATCATTCTTTCACATCCTTAAAAATCATCATCTATATTTTATTGGACAGTGTCCATATAATAATATATAAGGTTCATTAATTACAAAATAATGTATTAAAAATTTCATAAATTCTTATATATAAGGACTAAGGGATGATTATGGCTATTTGTTCCCTCTTTTCTGTTGGAGACTCACTTCCCTCTGTTAAGAAAGAAACTGAAAAGGTTATCAGAGAAAAGTTCAAACTATTACCTCGTTTTGAGGGAATAATCCCTCCAGATGTTAGAGGTTCAAGAGATTATCAACTACTTGCAGATATACAACTTGAAAATGCCCTTATTAATAAACCTTCTGATGCTCTCTTTGTCGTTGCAATAACCCCCTACGACCTCTACTCTAATGGGCTTAACTTCGTCTTTGGAATTGCTTATCCATTTAGAGGATGTATAGTCTCTTACGCAAGGTTATATTCAGATAATGAAGAACTCTTTCTCTCAAGAGTTAGAAAAGAAGTTACTCACGAAATGGGACATGTTTTTGGTTTATCTCACTGTCCTAATCCTAAGTGTGTTATGCACTTCTCAAATTCTCTATATGATACTGACTATAAAGAAGAGGAGTTTTGTTCCAACTGTAAGAAAAAACTCTATCTCTCTATGAAAAATCTTGGTCTAATCTAAATATATTTTATTTATATTTTATTAATTATTATCGGTAGATAGATATAGGAGTTAGTTATTATGGAACTATTTATTTAACAAAGCCTTTAATTAATAAGTAATATTAGAAATTAACGAAAAAATAGGAGATATTTATGAAGAGAGTAGTTATTGCTGGAACATCAAGTGAAGTAGGGAAAACAGTTATATCTACTGGAATTATGAAGGCATTGTCTAAAAAGTATAATGTTCAAGGGTATAAAGTTGGTCCAGATTATATTGACCCAACTTATCATAACATAGCCACTGGGAATAAATCAAGAAATTTAGATTCTTTTTTTATGAATAATGAGCAAATAAAATATCTTTTTCAAAAACATTCAAAAAATAAGGATATAAGTATAATTGAAGGTGTTAGAGGTTTATATGAGGGATTATCTCCTATAGACGATATAGGAAGCACTGCGAGTATAGCTAAGGCTTTAGATAGTCCTATAATTCTTATAGTCAATGCAAAGAGTTTAACGAGAAGTGCAATAGCAATAATAAAAGGTTTCATAAACTTTGATAATGTAAAAATTAGAGGAGTTATTTTTAATTTCGTTAGAAGTGAAAAACATATTAAGAAATTAAAAGAGGCAATGCAATATTATCTCCCAGATGTGGAAATAGTTGGCTTTATTCCAAGAAATGAAAATTTTAAAGTGGAAGGTAGGCATTTAGGTTTAGTTCCTACACCAGAAAACTTAGAAGAAATTAATAAAAAAATAGAGACTTGGGGAAATTTAGTTGAAGAATATTTAGATTTGGAAAAGATTGTTGAAATTGCAGATGAAGATTATGAAGATATAGATGATGTTTTCTTGTGGGAGATTAATGAAAATTATAAAAAAATAGGTGTTGCTTATGATGAAGTATTTAATTTTTATTATTGGGACATTTTTGATGCCCTAAAAGAAAATAAAGCTAAAATAGAATTTTTTAGCCCATTAAATGATTGTGAAGTTCCAGATGCAGATATTTTATACATTGGAGGAGGATATCCAGAGCTTTTTAAAGAGGAGTTAAGCAACAATAAAGAGATGATTGAAAGTATTAGAGAATTTGACGGTTATATATATGGAGAGTGTGGGGGTTTGATGTATTTAACTAAATCTATTGACAATACTCCTATGGTTGGTTTATTAAACTGCTCGTCTATAATGGATAAGAAAGTTCAAGGATTAAGTTATGTTAAAGCAGAGTTCTTAGAAAATTGCTTAATAGGAAGAAAAGGATTAACATTTAAAGGGCATGAATTTCATTACTCAAAATTGGTTAATATAAAAGAGGAGAGATTTGCATATAAAATATTAAGAGGTAGAGGAATTATAAACAATTTAGATGGAATTTTTAATGGAAGGGTTTTAGCTGGTTATTTACACAATCACCCAGTTGCTAATCCTTATTTTGCCTCGTCTATGGTTAATTTTGATGGATAAAGGTTATTTATTTTACTCTTTGTTATTTTTTGTGATTTTATTTTAGATAAATTTTATATATTTTAGTATAATATTTTAATATACAACAAATGTATTTAATTACATAAAATATGAAATTATGTGATAATATGTTAAGAGGTAAAGAGGCTACATTAGCAGGAATCATAAGGGTAATTATTGAAGATGAGCCTGAAACACAAGATGAGATTGCTGAAAAACTTGGAATTAGTAGGAGATATGTTGCTAAACTTTTAAAGCCATTAATTGAAGAAAAAATTGTTAAACATCCTTATGTTGTTGATATGAGTAAATTGCATAAATTAAACTTAGAATTTGACGAATACATAATATTACTAATGAAAGAGATAAAAACTACATTGGAAAAGATGAGAG from Methanocaldococcus lauensis encodes the following:
- a CDS encoding archaemetzincin family Zn-dependent metalloprotease, coding for MAICSLFSVGDSLPSVKKETEKVIREKFKLLPRFEGIIPPDVRGSRDYQLLADIQLENALINKPSDALFVVAITPYDLYSNGLNFVFGIAYPFRGCIVSYARLYSDNEELFLSRVRKEVTHEMGHVFGLSHCPNPKCVMHFSNSLYDTDYKEEEFCSNCKKKLYLSMKNLGLI
- the cfbB gene encoding Ni-sirohydrochlorin a,c-diamide synthase; amino-acid sequence: MKRVVIAGTSSEVGKTVISTGIMKALSKKYNVQGYKVGPDYIDPTYHNIATGNKSRNLDSFFMNNEQIKYLFQKHSKNKDISIIEGVRGLYEGLSPIDDIGSTASIAKALDSPIILIVNAKSLTRSAIAIIKGFINFDNVKIRGVIFNFVRSEKHIKKLKEAMQYYLPDVEIVGFIPRNENFKVEGRHLGLVPTPENLEEINKKIETWGNLVEEYLDLEKIVEIADEDYEDIDDVFLWEINENYKKIGVAYDEVFNFYYWDIFDALKENKAKIEFFSPLNDCEVPDADILYIGGGYPELFKEELSNNKEMIESIREFDGYIYGECGGLMYLTKSIDNTPMVGLLNCSSIMDKKVQGLSYVKAEFLENCLIGRKGLTFKGHEFHYSKLVNIKEERFAYKILRGRGIINNLDGIFNGRVLAGYLHNHPVANPYFASSMVNFDG